Proteins encoded in a region of the Cheilinus undulatus linkage group 8, ASM1832078v1, whole genome shotgun sequence genome:
- the LOC121513776 gene encoding rootletin-like — protein MIRFVLLFCGLVLAQDQTTAFSVFESGGCWTEMCELQRKVNAMSETLDAMKTRMNDSETKLKETESRLQASETKHQATESRLQASETKHQATESRLQASETKLQATESRLQASETKLQATESRLQASETKLQATESRLQASETNLQATESRLQASETKHQATESRLEASETKLQATESRLQASETNLQATESRLQASETKHQATESRLQASETKLQATESRLQASETKLQATESRLEAIEAKHQATESRLQASETKLQATESRLQASETKLQATESRLQASETKLQATESRLQASESRLQNSENKIHELMNKETTRVVFSAALGGNPENFGPFNADTTLIYKTVKTNIGNAYNSATGIFTAPVAGVYYFTFFYNVDSTHKTFLRLYKNSVQIVFASQYKSKTFGNNNGGNAVFIQLQQGDQVYVRMIENSHVYGGNYLTTFSGFLVSQM, from the exons atgattcggtttgttttattgttctgtGGCTTGGTTTTGGCTCAGGATCAGACTACTGCTTTCAGCGTTTTTGAATCAGGAGGATGTTGGACTGAAATGTGTGAGCTCCAGAGAAAGGTTAATGCCATGTCTGAAACACTTGACGCCATGAAAACCAGAATGAATGACAGTGAAACCAAGCTTAAGGAGACTGAATCCAGGCTGCAGGCCAGTGAAACCAAACACCAGGCAACTGAATCCAGGCTGCAGGCCAGTGAAACCAAACACCAGGCAACTGAATCCAGGCTGCAGGCCAGTGAAACCAAACTCCAGGCAACTGAATCCAGGCTGCAGGCCAGTGAAACCAAACTCCAGGCAACTGAATCCAGGCTGCAGGCTAGTGAAACTAAACTCCAAGCAACTGAATCCAGGCTGCAGGCTAGTGAAACCAATCTCCAGGCAACTGAATCCAGGCTGCAGGCTAGTGAAACCAAACACCAGGCAACTGAATCCAGGCTGGAGGCCAGTGAAACCAAACTCCAGGCAACTGAATCCAGGCTGCAGGCCAGTGAAACCAATCTCCAGGCAACTGAATCCAGGCTGCAGGCTAGTGAAACCAAACACCAGGCAACTGAATCCAGGCTGCAGGCCAGTGAAACCAAACTCCAGGCAACTGAATCCAGGCTGCAGGCCAGTGAAACCAAACTCCAGGCAACTGAATCCAGGCTGGAAGCCATTGAAGCGAAACACCAGGCAACTGAATCCAGGCTGCAGGCCAGTGAAACCAAACTCCAGGCAACTGAATCCAGGCTACAGGCCAGTGAAACCAAACTCCAGGCAACTGAATCCAGGCTGCAGGCTAGTGAAACCAAACTCCAGGCAACTGAATCCAGGCTACAGGCCAGTGAATCTCGGCTACAGAACAGTGAAAATAAGATTCATGAACTGATGAACAAAG AAACAACCAGAGTGGTCTTCAGTGCAGCATTGGGAGGAAACCCTGAAAACTTCGGACCTTTTAACGCCGACACAACTTTAATctacaaaacagtgaaaacaaacattGGGAACGCCTACAATTCAGCCACAG gTATCTTCACCGCTCCTGTGGCAGGTGTTTATTACTTCACCTTCTTTTACAACGTTGACAGTACACATAAAACCTTTCTGCGCCTCTACAAGAACTCAGTGCAGATAGTCTTTGCTTCTCAGTACAAGTCAAAAACTTTTGGAAATAATAATGGCGGAAATGCTGTGTTTATTCAGCTGCAGCAGGGAGACCAGGTGTATGTGAGAATGATCGAAAATTCACACGTTTATGGAGGCAACTACTTGACAACTTTTAGTGGTTTTTTGGTCTCTCAAATGTGA